A window from Micromonospora profundi encodes these proteins:
- the dapA gene encoding 4-hydroxy-tetrahydrodipicolinate synthase → MTHDHPDTVARAVSRPFGRLLTAMVSPFTPDGSLDLDGAARLATHLVDEQGNDALVINGTTGESPTTTDAEKERLIRAVVEAVGDRAKVVAGVGTNDTRHTIELAAAAEKAGAHGLLVVTPYYNKPPQSGLLRHFTAVADATGLPVMLYDIPHRSGVPIDTETLVRLAEHGRIVAVKDAKGDLTATSWVTSRTALAFYSGEDALTLPALAVGSVGVVGTSTHFTGALTAQMIEAYDAGDMPTALALHRRLLPLFTGIFRTQGTILVKAGLASLGLPAGPVRPPLVDATDDEIAQLRADFAAAGLELPE, encoded by the coding sequence ATGACGCACGACCACCCCGACACCGTCGCCCGTGCGGTGTCCCGCCCCTTCGGGCGGTTGCTCACGGCCATGGTGAGCCCGTTCACCCCCGACGGCTCGCTCGACCTCGACGGCGCCGCCCGGCTGGCGACGCACCTTGTCGACGAGCAGGGCAACGACGCGCTTGTCATCAACGGCACCACCGGCGAGTCGCCGACCACCACCGACGCGGAGAAGGAACGCCTGATCCGGGCCGTCGTGGAGGCCGTCGGCGACCGCGCCAAAGTGGTCGCCGGGGTCGGCACCAACGACACCCGGCACACCATCGAGCTGGCCGCCGCCGCCGAGAAAGCCGGCGCGCACGGCCTGCTGGTGGTCACGCCGTACTACAACAAGCCGCCGCAGAGCGGGCTGCTGCGGCACTTCACCGCAGTGGCCGACGCCACCGGCCTGCCGGTGATGCTGTACGACATCCCGCACCGCTCCGGCGTACCCATCGACACCGAGACGCTGGTCCGGCTCGCCGAGCACGGCCGGATCGTCGCCGTCAAGGACGCCAAGGGCGACCTGACCGCCACCAGCTGGGTGACCAGCCGGACCGCCCTCGCGTTCTACAGCGGCGAGGACGCACTCACCCTGCCGGCGCTGGCCGTCGGCAGCGTGGGCGTGGTCGGCACCTCGACGCATTTCACCGGGGCGCTGACCGCACAGATGATCGAGGCGTACGACGCGGGGGACATGCCGACCGCGCTTGCCCTGCACCGGCGGCTGCTGCCGCTGTTCACCGGCATCTTCCGTACCCAGGGCACCATTCTGGTGAAGGCGGGCCTGGCGTCGCTGGGTCTGCCGGCCGGCCCGGTGCGGCCCCCACTGGTGGACGCCACCGACGACGAGATCGCCCAGCTGCGCGCGGACTTCGCGGCAGCGGGCCTGGAGCTGCCCGAATGA
- a CDS encoding GNAT family N-acetyltransferase: MALGYVRPARPEDAGEIARIQLATWRVAYRRILPRHVLDNLDEAFLARRWSAAVLEPPSAAHRVLVAVEQAEQSYLVGFAASGPADAEALAPGEPAEALGPDVAAVTDLLVEPRWGRRGHGSRLLAAAVDLWREDGLSRAVAWAFEGDEATRKFLTSTGWEADGAARALDVDDMLVPQVRLHVGVPAEKVPADD, translated from the coding sequence ATGGCTCTCGGGTACGTCCGCCCGGCGCGTCCCGAGGACGCCGGCGAAATCGCACGCATCCAGCTCGCGACCTGGCGGGTCGCGTACCGCCGGATCCTTCCGCGGCACGTGCTCGACAACCTGGACGAGGCGTTCCTCGCCCGGCGGTGGAGCGCCGCGGTGCTGGAGCCGCCCTCGGCGGCGCACCGGGTGCTTGTCGCCGTCGAACAGGCCGAGCAATCGTATCTGGTGGGGTTCGCCGCCTCCGGCCCGGCCGACGCCGAGGCGCTGGCTCCGGGCGAGCCGGCCGAGGCGCTCGGCCCGGACGTGGCGGCGGTGACCGACCTGCTGGTCGAGCCGCGCTGGGGTCGGCGTGGGCACGGCAGCCGGCTGCTCGCCGCGGCGGTCGACCTGTGGCGGGAGGACGGGCTCAGCCGGGCGGTGGCCTGGGCGTTCGAGGGTGACGAGGCGACGCGGAAGTTCCTGACCAGCACCGGCTGGGAGGCCGACGGCGCGGCCCGCGCGCTGGACGTCGACGACATGCTGGTGCCGCAGGTACGCCTGCACGTGGGCGTCCCGGCCGAGAAGGTGCCGGCCGACGACTGA
- a CDS encoding VOC family protein — protein MFTDTRAFSGFSVDDVDEAQRFYGDTLGLRVTRDDAMGGLLTLHIAGDRPILVYPKRDHTPATYTVLNFPVDDVDRTVDELTARGVRFARYDGMPQDEKGIMRGHGPTIAWFTDPAGNVLSVLEQ, from the coding sequence GTGTTCACAGACACCAGAGCGTTCAGCGGGTTCTCGGTGGATGACGTCGACGAGGCCCAGCGGTTCTACGGCGACACCCTCGGCCTGCGCGTCACCCGTGACGATGCGATGGGCGGGCTGCTGACCCTGCACATCGCCGGGGACCGGCCCATCCTGGTCTACCCGAAGCGTGACCACACGCCGGCGACCTACACGGTGCTCAACTTCCCTGTCGACGACGTGGACCGGACGGTCGACGAGTTGACCGCGCGCGGGGTGCGCTTCGCCCGCTACGACGGGATGCCGCAGGACGAGAAGGGGATCATGCGCGGGCACGGACCGACGATCGCGTGGTTCACCGACCCGGCCGGCAACGTCCTCTCCGTCCTGGAGCAGTAG
- a CDS encoding YbjN domain-containing protein — translation MTGRDEATGSRTDPPGVPYAGDRLAPRRVAALVAALVDARDLPDGPVRLAALERVAEQADAAGDVRSAVDARIALIEAYLLHGERWRLVEPVRRCLATTDHHPGLLTSAEVALLLRYQRYAVEAVLGTPRVGLDQTRALLDDLARRVGADGPDVPTVAELRCRIADHLGDEPAARHFYTGWADTRPGPSGGCAGCAPARRAELLAGWGEWHAALDELRQPPTDPDGCTDQPERSLVARLLPELRTGDPSRAAAAHVRAYRRHRREPAAFPHLATHLRFCALGGHLERGLAILAEQLPRLDQPTDDHAAMEFAAAGALVCAAATDAGLGGRTVHRPAYGERPAADLDVAALGALLLGMASELAGSFDARNGTGHHSGRMAAWLAERPLAAPVPLPLDDERFDEPDTGVDQAGVGLVDQELVPLTVDLITSILDQRGDQYLVDDGGTVVGRWGDAEIQFRRAGERREVLHARAMATRRLPAERRAEAYAFCNAWNHDRLLPKAYAHDLGSEIVLAGDVATDLTHGVAPAQLRVLVDAAIATGVAYAGAVAALP, via the coding sequence ATGACCGGCCGGGACGAGGCCACCGGCAGCCGTACCGACCCGCCCGGCGTGCCGTACGCCGGTGACCGGCTCGCACCCCGCCGGGTCGCGGCGCTGGTGGCAGCACTCGTCGACGCCCGGGACCTGCCTGACGGGCCGGTCCGGCTGGCCGCCCTGGAACGGGTCGCCGAGCAGGCCGACGCCGCGGGCGACGTCCGGTCCGCCGTGGACGCCCGGATCGCGCTGATCGAGGCGTACCTGCTGCACGGCGAGCGGTGGCGGCTTGTCGAGCCGGTACGGCGCTGCCTGGCCACCACCGACCACCACCCGGGGCTGCTCACCTCCGCAGAGGTGGCGCTGCTGCTGCGCTACCAGCGGTACGCGGTGGAGGCGGTGCTCGGCACCCCCCGGGTCGGGCTGGACCAGACCCGCGCCCTGCTCGATGATCTGGCGCGGCGGGTGGGAGCGGACGGCCCCGACGTGCCGACGGTCGCCGAGCTGCGCTGCCGGATCGCCGACCACCTCGGCGACGAGCCCGCCGCCCGCCACTTCTACACGGGGTGGGCCGACACGCGCCCCGGCCCGTCCGGCGGTTGCGCGGGCTGCGCTCCGGCACGCCGCGCTGAGCTGCTCGCCGGCTGGGGCGAGTGGCACGCCGCGCTGGACGAGCTGCGCCAGCCTCCCACCGACCCCGACGGCTGCACCGACCAGCCCGAACGGTCGCTTGTCGCCAGGCTGCTGCCCGAACTGCGCACCGGTGACCCGAGCAGGGCCGCGGCGGCACACGTGCGGGCGTACCGGAGGCACCGGCGGGAACCCGCCGCGTTCCCGCACCTCGCCACGCACCTGAGGTTCTGCGCGCTCGGCGGCCACCTCGAACGCGGTCTGGCCATCCTGGCCGAGCAACTGCCTCGGCTGGACCAACCCACCGACGACCACGCGGCGATGGAGTTCGCCGCCGCGGGGGCGCTGGTCTGTGCTGCGGCCACCGACGCCGGCCTCGGTGGCCGAACGGTCCACCGCCCGGCGTACGGCGAGCGTCCGGCCGCCGACCTCGACGTCGCCGCCCTCGGCGCGCTGCTGCTCGGCATGGCAAGCGAACTGGCGGGAAGCTTCGACGCCCGCAACGGCACCGGTCACCACTCCGGACGGATGGCCGCCTGGCTCGCCGAGCGGCCTCTCGCGGCACCGGTCCCGCTCCCCCTCGACGACGAGCGCTTCGACGAGCCCGACACCGGCGTCGATCAGGCCGGTGTCGGGCTGGTCGACCAGGAGCTGGTGCCGCTCACCGTCGACCTGATCACCTCGATCCTGGACCAGCGCGGCGATCAGTACCTGGTGGACGACGGCGGCACGGTGGTCGGCCGGTGGGGTGACGCCGAGATCCAGTTCCGCCGGGCCGGCGAGCGCCGCGAGGTGCTGCACGCCCGGGCGATGGCCACGCGCCGGCTGCCGGCGGAGCGCCGCGCCGAGGCGTACGCCTTCTGCAACGCCTGGAACCACGACCGGCTGCTGCCCAAGGCGTACGCGCACGACCTCGGCTCGGAAATCGTGCTGGCCGGGGACGTGGCCACCGACCTGACCCACGGGGTGGCCCCGGCTCAGCTCAGGGTCCTCGTGGACGCCGCGATCGCCACAGGCGTGGCGTACGCCGGGGCCGTCGCCGCGCTGCCCTGA
- a CDS encoding ribonuclease J: MTEAHIEAELPPPLPEGGLRIIPLGGLGAIGRNMTVFEFDGKLLIVDCGVLFPDVEQPGVDLILPDFGPILDRLADVQAIVLTHGHEDHIGAVPYLLAHKPDIPLVGSQFTLALVEAKLAERRIQPYTLTVREGGRERLGPFECEFFAVNHSIPDALAVAIRTPAGLVLHTGDFKMDQLPLDGRITDLAGFARLGAEGVDLLLSDSTNAEIPGFVTPEREIGPVLDSIFAKAKGRIIVASFASHVHRVQQVFDSAAEHGRKVALIGRSMVRNMGIARDLGLLNIPAGLVISIDEATTLPPDQIVLMSTGSQGEPMSALGRMASGDHRHITIAPGDTVVLASSLVPGNETSVYRVINRLARAGAVVVHKDVAKVHVSGHAPAGELLYLLNVVRPSNLMPVHGEWRHLRAHARLGIESGVAPDRVVICEDGDVVDLVEGRASLVGHVKSRYVYVDGLAVGDVSESLLTERRILGDGGFIATTVVVDSVTGKVVAGPTLSAKGFSEDPEAFNPVVPLVTEALNRAAADGITDPHQLQQIVRRTVGRWVNDKYRRRPMIVPTVVEV, encoded by the coding sequence GTGACCGAGGCGCACATCGAGGCGGAACTGCCCCCGCCGCTGCCGGAAGGGGGCCTGCGGATCATCCCGCTCGGCGGGCTCGGCGCCATCGGTCGGAACATGACCGTCTTCGAGTTCGACGGCAAACTGCTGATCGTCGACTGCGGGGTGCTCTTCCCCGACGTCGAACAGCCCGGCGTGGACCTGATCCTGCCGGACTTCGGGCCGATCCTGGACCGGCTGGCCGACGTCCAGGCGATCGTGCTGACCCACGGTCACGAGGACCACATCGGCGCGGTTCCGTACCTACTCGCCCACAAGCCCGACATCCCGCTGGTCGGCTCGCAGTTCACCCTCGCACTTGTCGAGGCGAAGCTGGCCGAGCGGCGCATCCAGCCGTACACGCTGACCGTGCGGGAGGGCGGCCGGGAGCGGCTCGGCCCGTTCGAGTGTGAGTTCTTTGCGGTCAACCACTCGATCCCGGACGCGCTCGCCGTGGCCATCCGCACCCCCGCCGGCCTGGTGCTGCACACCGGCGACTTCAAGATGGACCAGCTGCCGTTGGACGGCCGGATCACCGACCTGGCGGGCTTCGCGCGGCTCGGCGCCGAGGGCGTCGACCTGCTGCTGTCCGACTCGACGAACGCGGAGATCCCCGGCTTCGTCACCCCGGAGCGGGAGATCGGGCCGGTACTCGACTCGATCTTCGCGAAGGCCAAGGGCCGGATCATCGTGGCGTCGTTCGCCTCGCACGTGCACCGCGTGCAGCAGGTCTTCGACTCCGCCGCGGAGCACGGCCGCAAGGTCGCGCTGATCGGCCGGTCCATGGTTCGCAACATGGGCATCGCCCGGGACCTCGGCCTGCTCAACATCCCGGCCGGGCTGGTCATCAGCATCGACGAGGCGACCACGCTGCCGCCGGACCAGATCGTGCTGATGTCCACAGGTTCGCAGGGCGAGCCGATGAGCGCCCTGGGCCGGATGGCAAGCGGCGACCACAGGCACATCACCATCGCGCCAGGCGACACAGTCGTGTTGGCGTCGTCGCTGGTGCCGGGCAACGAAACCTCGGTCTACCGGGTCATCAACAGGCTGGCCCGGGCCGGCGCCGTGGTGGTGCACAAGGACGTGGCCAAGGTGCACGTCTCCGGGCACGCCCCGGCCGGTGAGCTGCTCTACCTGCTCAACGTCGTCCGTCCGAGCAACCTGATGCCTGTGCACGGCGAGTGGCGGCACCTGCGCGCACACGCCCGCCTCGGCATCGAGTCGGGCGTCGCCCCGGACCGGGTGGTGATCTGCGAGGACGGCGACGTCGTCGACCTGGTCGAGGGCCGCGCCAGCCTGGTGGGCCACGTGAAGAGCCGGTACGTCTACGTCGACGGTCTCGCCGTGGGCGACGTCAGCGAGTCGCTGCTCACCGAACGCCGGATCCTCGGTGACGGCGGCTTCATCGCCACGACAGTGGTCGTCGACTCGGTCACCGGCAAGGTGGTCGCCGGCCCGACGCTGTCCGCGAAGGGCTTCTCGGAGGACCCGGAGGCGTTCAACCCGGTGGTTCCGCTTGTCACCGAGGCGCTCAACAGGGCCGCGGCGGACGGCATCACCGACCCGCACCAGCTCCAGCAGATCGTTCGGCGGACCGTGGGGCGGTGGGTCAACGACAAGTACCGTCGTCGCCCGATGATCGTGCCCACCGTCGTCGAGGTCTGA
- a CDS encoding winged helix-turn-helix domain-containing protein, producing the protein MAALESLSLAQARRVALAAQGFADPAPAGVPTRRHLRRVLDRVGLIQMDSVNVLQRAHYMPLYSRLGPYPTTMLDQAAYRRPRELFEYWGHEASLVPVGLHPLLRWRMARAHSESWGGMRRIAEEQPELVAWVRDEVAARGPLTAAEIEHDAPRETGNWGWNWSAVKRALEFLFWAGEVTAAERTTSFARRYDLPERVLPSAVLAAPTPTDAEAYRSLVALAARSLGVAAEPELRDYFRLPLAGARQAIAELAEAGELVPVTVAGWRQPAWLHASARLPRWVRGNTLVSPFDPLVWERARTERLFDFTYRIEIYVPAPQRVHGYYVLPFLQGDRFTARVDLKADRKAGVLLVPAAWVEPGADPGETSVALAAELYRLADWLGLSAVAPPAAGDLAGPLTAALAGVSGVP; encoded by the coding sequence ATGGCCGCACTGGAATCACTCTCGCTCGCACAGGCCCGGCGTGTGGCGCTCGCAGCCCAGGGCTTCGCCGACCCGGCGCCTGCCGGCGTGCCCACACGCCGGCACCTGCGCCGGGTCCTCGACCGGGTCGGTCTGATCCAGATGGACTCGGTGAACGTGCTGCAACGCGCGCACTACATGCCGCTCTACAGCCGCCTCGGTCCGTACCCGACGACGATGCTCGACCAGGCCGCCTACCGCCGGCCGCGTGAGCTGTTCGAGTACTGGGGCCACGAGGCGTCGCTCGTCCCGGTCGGGCTGCACCCGCTGTTGCGCTGGCGGATGGCCCGCGCGCACAGCGAGTCCTGGGGAGGCATGCGACGCATCGCCGAGGAGCAGCCGGAGCTTGTCGCCTGGGTACGCGACGAGGTGGCCGCCCGTGGCCCGCTGACCGCTGCCGAGATCGAGCACGACGCGCCCCGCGAGACCGGCAACTGGGGGTGGAACTGGTCGGCAGTGAAGCGGGCGCTGGAGTTCCTGTTCTGGGCCGGCGAGGTGACCGCAGCGGAGCGCACCACGTCCTTCGCGCGCCGCTACGACCTGCCCGAGCGGGTCCTCCCGTCGGCCGTGCTGGCCGCGCCAACCCCGACCGACGCCGAGGCGTACCGGAGTCTGGTGGCCCTCGCCGCGCGCTCGCTGGGGGTGGCGGCCGAGCCGGAGTTGCGCGACTATTTCCGGCTGCCACTGGCCGGCGCCCGCCAGGCCATCGCGGAGCTGGCCGAGGCCGGTGAGCTGGTGCCGGTCACCGTCGCGGGTTGGCGACAGCCGGCCTGGCTGCACGCGTCGGCCCGACTGCCTCGCTGGGTTCGGGGCAACACGCTTGTCAGCCCCTTCGATCCCCTGGTCTGGGAGCGGGCCCGCACCGAGCGGCTCTTCGACTTCACCTACCGCATCGAGATCTACGTGCCGGCGCCGCAGCGGGTCCACGGCTACTACGTGCTGCCGTTCCTGCAGGGCGACCGGTTCACCGCCCGGGTCGACCTGAAGGCCGACCGTAAGGCGGGGGTGCTGCTGGTGCCGGCCGCGTGGGTCGAGCCGGGCGCCGACCCGGGGGAGACCTCGGTAGCCCTGGCGGCCGAGCTGTACCGGCTCGCCGACTGGCTGGGGCTGAGCGCGGTGGCACCGCCCGCAGCCGGCGATCTGGCGGGCCCGCTCACCGCCGCGTTGGCCGGCGTGTCCGGTGTACCGTGA
- a CDS encoding DUF2752 domain-containing protein: MSPEAAGPDAAGPGAAGPVGPGAAGPVAAGPVAAGPGAAGPGAAGPPAGGPVPAGPVAAGSAGWPAGPPPGYGYPTPEPDRFTRFVLRLYERSPRWAVPLAAVGCVAAGMGYALLSNPTHANPDAAPTCLLKLTTGLDCPGCGGTRALWYVLHGDLPAAARHHFLFVFALPFLAYLFVAWAGNQAFGWRLPELRISSKVIGGFLAAWLAFSVLRNLPWAPFTSFYV; the protein is encoded by the coding sequence GTGTCACCCGAAGCCGCTGGCCCGGACGCGGCCGGCCCTGGTGCTGCCGGCCCGGTTGGCCCTGGCGCTGCTGGCCCGGTTGCTGCTGGCCCGGTTGCCGCTGGCCCTGGCGCTGCTGGCCCTGGCGCTGCTGGCCCGCCTGCTGGCGGCCCGGTTCCGGCCGGTCCGGTCGCTGCTGGCTCTGCCGGGTGGCCGGCGGGTCCTCCGCCGGGCTATGGCTACCCGACACCGGAGCCGGACCGATTCACCCGGTTCGTGTTGCGGCTCTACGAGCGTTCGCCGCGCTGGGCCGTGCCGCTGGCAGCCGTCGGCTGCGTTGCCGCCGGCATGGGCTACGCGCTGCTGAGCAACCCGACCCACGCCAACCCGGACGCCGCGCCGACCTGCCTGCTCAAGCTGACGACCGGGTTGGACTGTCCGGGCTGCGGTGGCACCCGAGCCCTCTGGTACGTGCTGCACGGCGACCTGCCGGCCGCTGCCCGGCACCACTTCCTGTTCGTCTTCGCGCTGCCGTTCCTGGCGTACCTCTTCGTCGCCTGGGCGGGCAACCAGGCGTTCGGCTGGCGGCTGCCCGAGCTGCGGATCAGCTCCAAGGTCATCGGCGGTTTCCTGGCCGCGTGGCTCGCCTTCTCGGTACTGCGCAACCTGCCCTGGGCCCCGTTCACCTCGTTCTACGTCTGA
- a CDS encoding glycosyltransferase family 87 protein — MAQGANKTTAQVAGVVVLAAAVTAFLAVAAVRHGFFDLKVYYGALTWWVHDGGEIYDYLKPGTQYGFTYPPFAALVMVPMAYLPWTAAIIVSVTASVVTTTLLIWWLVDPIARRAGWTRWFALAVALCLAAAFEPMRETVNFGQVNTLLLFLVAVDLLRLLPTGNRWAGAGIGLATAIKLTPGIFIVYLLVTGRWRAALTASGTAAGVTLLAGALFPNASREFWTEALWNTGRVGELAFVSNQSLRGVVARLDPQHPSTLLWLLLVLATLALWAWRSRAAVAAGDEATGLALTGAVMCLVSPVTWVHHLVWLLPALILLVDNAMAAPAGRRRRVLLAAATIGYALLISRTVWFWEKDFTGVDGFLGSNAYVWISLALLAFLPIRRWLTPPGSAVEASGVPQLDQPERPTPAGERHLIGRLLTVR; from the coding sequence GTGGCGCAGGGTGCCAACAAGACGACCGCGCAGGTCGCGGGCGTGGTGGTGCTCGCCGCGGCGGTCACCGCGTTCCTCGCCGTGGCGGCCGTCCGGCACGGCTTCTTCGACCTCAAGGTCTACTACGGCGCGCTGACCTGGTGGGTGCACGACGGCGGGGAGATCTACGACTACCTCAAACCCGGCACCCAGTACGGCTTCACCTACCCCCCGTTCGCCGCGCTGGTCATGGTCCCGATGGCGTACCTGCCGTGGACCGCCGCGATCATCGTGAGCGTGACGGCAAGCGTGGTCACCACCACGCTGCTGATCTGGTGGCTGGTAGACCCGATCGCCCGCCGCGCCGGCTGGACGCGCTGGTTCGCCCTGGCCGTGGCGCTCTGCCTGGCCGCAGCCTTCGAGCCGATGCGGGAAACCGTCAACTTCGGCCAGGTCAACACACTGCTGCTCTTCCTGGTGGCGGTGGACCTGCTGCGGCTGCTGCCGACCGGCAACCGGTGGGCGGGCGCGGGCATCGGCCTGGCCACGGCGATCAAACTGACCCCGGGCATCTTCATCGTCTACCTGCTGGTCACCGGGCGGTGGCGCGCGGCGCTGACCGCCAGCGGCACCGCAGCCGGTGTCACTCTGCTGGCCGGGGCGCTCTTTCCGAACGCGTCGAGGGAGTTCTGGACCGAAGCGCTGTGGAACACCGGCCGGGTGGGCGAACTCGCCTTCGTCTCCAACCAGTCGCTGCGCGGGGTGGTGGCCCGACTCGACCCGCAGCACCCGAGCACCCTGCTGTGGCTGCTGCTGGTGCTCGCCACCCTGGCGCTCTGGGCCTGGCGCTCCCGGGCCGCCGTCGCGGCCGGCGACGAGGCGACCGGCCTGGCGCTCACCGGCGCGGTGATGTGCCTGGTCAGCCCCGTCACCTGGGTGCACCACCTGGTCTGGTTGCTGCCCGCGCTGATCCTGCTCGTCGACAACGCGATGGCCGCGCCCGCAGGCCGCCGCAGGCGGGTCCTGCTTGCCGCCGCGACCATCGGGTACGCGCTGCTGATCAGCCGTACGGTGTGGTTCTGGGAGAAGGACTTCACAGGCGTCGACGGTTTCCTGGGCAGCAACGCGTACGTATGGATCAGCCTCGCGCTGCTGGCCTTCCTGCCGATCCGCCGGTGGCTGACCCCACCCGGGTCAGCCGTCGAGGCGTCCGGCGTACCGCAGCTCGACCAGCCCGAGCGGCCCACGCCCGCCGGCGAGCGGCACCTGATAGGTCGCCTGCTCACCGTCCGGTGA
- the thyX gene encoding FAD-dependent thymidylate synthase, which produces MVQPQVKLIAWTQFAAPDDVPWSTDAEGGQALAEFAGRACYQSWKKPNPATATNAGYLAHILEVGHLSVLEHGSVTFYFTGVSRSFTHELIRHRHFSYSQLSQRYVPERDAAMVEPAVIAEDPELHKRFTEAAEASVRAYTELLEGLEQRFSDEPNPTLRRKQARQAARAVLPNATETRIVVTGNYRAWRHFIAMRATEHADVEIRELAVECLRQLQGVAPNVFADFVISTLPDGTEVAASPHEAS; this is translated from the coding sequence ATGGTGCAGCCCCAGGTCAAGTTGATCGCGTGGACCCAGTTCGCGGCCCCGGACGACGTCCCGTGGTCGACCGACGCCGAGGGTGGCCAGGCGCTCGCCGAGTTCGCCGGCCGTGCCTGCTACCAGTCGTGGAAGAAGCCGAACCCGGCGACCGCCACCAACGCCGGCTACCTGGCGCACATCCTCGAGGTCGGGCACCTGAGTGTGCTGGAGCACGGCTCGGTCACGTTCTACTTCACCGGGGTCTCCCGCTCCTTCACCCACGAGCTGATCCGGCACCGGCACTTCTCGTACTCCCAGCTCTCCCAGCGGTACGTCCCCGAGCGGGACGCGGCAATGGTCGAGCCGGCCGTGATCGCCGAGGACCCGGAGCTGCACAAGCGCTTCACCGAGGCCGCCGAGGCGAGCGTACGGGCGTACACCGAGCTGCTGGAGGGCCTGGAGCAGCGCTTTTCCGACGAGCCGAACCCGACGCTGCGCCGCAAGCAGGCCCGGCAGGCGGCCCGCGCGGTGCTGCCGAACGCCACGGAGACCCGGATCGTGGTCACCGGCAACTACCGGGCGTGGCGACACTTCATCGCGATGCGGGCCACCGAGCACGCCGACGTGGAGATCCGCGAGCTGGCCGTGGAGTGCCTGCGCCAGTTGCAGGGGGTCGCCCCGAACGTCTTCGCCGACTTCGTGATCTCCACGTTGCCGGACGGCACCGAGGTCGCGGCCAGCCCGCACGAGGCGTCCTGA
- a CDS encoding GNAT family N-acetyltransferase, which translates to MLTIRREEPDDADAVARVHVHGWQAGYAGFMPDEVLARLNVAAWAQRRRAVGTADPEHPFTTLLGEADGLVVGFTTFGPYRRNQDRDDLDPAVGEVLALYVEPAFWGDGTAAALFAAARAGLGERGWTDYRLWVLADNVRARRFCERAGLSPDGEQATYQVPLAGGRGPLGLVELRYAGRLDG; encoded by the coding sequence ATGCTGACGATCCGCCGTGAGGAGCCGGACGACGCCGACGCGGTTGCCCGGGTGCACGTGCACGGCTGGCAGGCGGGTTACGCCGGTTTCATGCCGGACGAGGTGCTCGCACGGCTGAACGTGGCGGCCTGGGCGCAGCGCCGCCGTGCCGTCGGCACCGCCGACCCGGAGCACCCGTTCACCACGCTGCTCGGCGAGGCGGACGGACTGGTCGTCGGCTTCACCACGTTCGGGCCGTACCGTCGAAACCAGGACCGCGACGACCTGGACCCGGCCGTCGGCGAGGTGCTGGCGCTCTACGTCGAGCCGGCGTTCTGGGGTGACGGGACGGCCGCTGCGCTGTTCGCCGCCGCGCGGGCCGGGCTCGGTGAGCGGGGCTGGACCGACTATCGACTGTGGGTGTTGGCGGACAACGTGCGGGCACGCCGGTTCTGCGAGCGGGCCGGGTTGTCACCGGACGGTGAGCAGGCGACCTATCAGGTGCCGCTCGCCGGCGGGCGTGGGCCGCTCGGGCTGGTCGAGCTGCGGTACGCCGGACGCCTCGACGGCTGA
- a CDS encoding YbjN domain-containing protein, with protein sequence MASPGIEDDPLAGHPGALRPLTGELVAAVLAARGLSVGATVNGDLVGRFDDNLIWFLRLGADGELLQVRTMVTPTFDIERVPSLHAFCNSWNHDRLWPKAFVHVDDDGRAQVYGEVVTDLERGVTPHQLDQLLNCGITAGCQLAVAVGRLPGAVSA encoded by the coding sequence ATGGCGTCGCCGGGAATCGAGGACGATCCGTTGGCCGGGCACCCCGGCGCGCTGCGCCCGCTGACCGGCGAACTGGTCGCCGCTGTGCTCGCCGCGCGGGGTCTGTCGGTCGGCGCAACCGTCAACGGCGATCTGGTGGGCCGCTTCGACGACAATCTCATCTGGTTCCTGCGCCTCGGCGCCGACGGCGAGCTGTTACAGGTCCGCACCATGGTCACGCCCACCTTCGACATCGAGCGGGTGCCTTCCCTGCATGCCTTCTGCAACTCGTGGAACCACGACCGGCTCTGGCCCAAGGCGTTCGTGCACGTCGACGACGACGGACGGGCCCAGGTCTACGGCGAGGTCGTCACCGACCTGGAGCGTGGGGTGACGCCGCACCAACTCGACCAACTGCTGAACTGCGGCATCACGGCCGGGTGCCAGCTCGCCGTGGCGGTCGGCCGACTGCCCGGCGCGGTGTCGGCATGA